CCGGGCACGGCAAGGATCTCGTCGATGGCCTCCACGCCCGCCCTGCTCTCGATCATGGGCACGATGCGGATATCGCGGTTGGCACGCTCGATATAGGCATCGAGCGGTTCCCGGCCGAAGCCAGTGACGCGGCCGCCGGTGATGCCGCGACGCCCCAGCGGCGGAAAACGTGCCGCCGCTACGGCATCGCGTGCCTGTGCGGCGGTTTCCAGGCGAGGTATCACCACGGCCCGCGCACCGGCATCCAGCACGCGTCCAATCAGCTTCGCATCGACTTCGGGTACGCGGACCCACGGCTCACAACCCACCACCTCGCACGCGCGGATGGCGTGCATCAGCTGATCGGGTGAGACCAGCTGATGCTCGAGGTCCAGCACGACGAAGTCGTAACCGGCCCTGCCGATCATCTCGCAGAGCAACGGCGAGTGGAGCGAATTGAGAATGCCGATCTGGCGTTGCATAACGTCCTGTCGAGCCGGGGAAGGGATCGACGCGGACGATAATGCGAATAGTTCTCAATAACAAGCCTAACCGATCACACTCCGCTTACAAAAAATTGCGAATCAGCCGCCGCCGCCCGATCCGCCGCCGTGGATACCGCCCTTGGTGAGCGCCGCGGGATCGAGCAATTTAGCCAGCTCCGTCTTCGACAAGCCGGTGGTTTCCAGGGCCACGTCCATGATCGGTCGCTTTTCCTTGTACGCCTGCTTGGCGGTCGCGGCGCCCTTCTCGTAACCGATGACGGGATTGAGCGCGGTAACCAGGATCGGGTTCTTGTCCAGCGCTTCGCGGATGTGTTCCTCGTTCACCTTGAAGCCCGCGATGGCCTTGTCCGCCAGCAGCACGGTGACATTGGCCAGGATCTCGATCGACTGCAGCAGGTTGTATGCGATCACCGGCAGCATGACGTTGAGCTGGAAATTGCCCGACTGACCCGCGATGGCGATGGTGGCGTCGTTGCCGATCACCTGGGCCGCCACCATGGCCGCGGCCTCGGGAATCACCGGATTGACCTTGCCCGGCATGATCGACGACCCCGGCTGCAACGCGGGCAGTTCGATCTCGCCCAGGCCGGCCAGCGGCCCGGAGTTCATCCAGCGCAGGTCGTTGGCGATCTTCATCACCGCCACGGCCAGCGTGCGCAACTGGCCGGACAATTCCACTGGCGCATCCTGCGCCGCCATGCCGGCGAAGTAGTTGGCCGCGGACTCGAACTTCACGCCCGTCATCTTCGACAGCTCCGCCGCCACCGCCGGGCCGAACTTCGGGTCGGCATTGATGCCCGTGCCCACCGCACTGCCGCCCTGCGGCAGGCGCCGGGTGCGTTTCAGCGTGTCGCCGATCCGCTCGATCGCGTCGTCGATCTGCGCCGACCAGCCGGACAGTTCCTGGCCGAAGGTGATCGGCATGGCGTCCATCAGGTGGGTGCGCCCCGTCTTCACCACCTTCTTCAGCTCCTTTGCCCGGCCGTCGATGGTCTTGCGCAGGTGCTTCAGGGCGGGCAGCAGCGTTTCGCTGGTGGCCAGTGTGGCGCTGACCAGGATCGCGGTGGGAATGACGTCGTTGGAGCTCTGGCCCGCGTTGACGTGATCATTGGGATGCACCGTGCTGCCCGCCGCATCGGCCAGGTGCGCGATCACCTCGTTGGCATTCATGTTGGAACTGGTGCCCGAGCCGGTCTGGAAGACATCGATGGGGAAATGCTCGTCCACCTCGCCCGCGGCCACGCGCTCCGCCGCCGCGCGGATGGCCTTGGCCGATGCCTTGTCCAGGTGGCCCAGCTTGACGTTGGCCTCCGCGGCGGCCGACTTGATCAGCCCCAGCGCACGGATGAACTCGCGCGGCAGGGTCAGGCCCGAGATGGGGAAATTGTCCACGGCGCGCTGGGTCTGGGCGCCATAAAGGGCCTTGGCGGGCACCTTCAGCTCACCCATGCTGTCGCGTTCAATACGAAACCGGGTCATAAGAAAACCTCCAATCAAGCCATGTAGGAGCGCACGCCGTGCGCGAATGCTTTACCCGAACGGTATACTAAAGAACTAACCGAAACGCCCCAGGAACACCTCCATGTCCCACGCCACGCT
This DNA window, taken from Luteibacter sp. 9135, encodes the following:
- a CDS encoding HpcH/HpaI aldolase family protein, with amino-acid sequence MQRQIGILNSLHSPLLCEMIGRAGYDFVVLDLEHQLVSPDQLMHAIRACEVVGCEPWVRVPEVDAKLIGRVLDAGARAVVIPRLETAAQARDAVAAARFPPLGRRGITGGRVTGFGREPLDAYIERANRDIRIVPMIESRAGVEAIDEILAVPGVSLVMEGALDLSLDMGLGPQPLHADVWDALLHLAARCAAHDIPFCANPRTAEQRAYWLAHGGAWLLAGEDRGLLQGALRARAGELREP
- a CDS encoding class II fumarate hydratase: MTRFRIERDSMGELKVPAKALYGAQTQRAVDNFPISGLTLPREFIRALGLIKSAAAEANVKLGHLDKASAKAIRAAAERVAAGEVDEHFPIDVFQTGSGTSSNMNANEVIAHLADAAGSTVHPNDHVNAGQSSNDVIPTAILVSATLATSETLLPALKHLRKTIDGRAKELKKVVKTGRTHLMDAMPITFGQELSGWSAQIDDAIERIGDTLKRTRRLPQGGSAVGTGINADPKFGPAVAAELSKMTGVKFESAANYFAGMAAQDAPVELSGQLRTLAVAVMKIANDLRWMNSGPLAGLGEIELPALQPGSSIMPGKVNPVIPEAAAMVAAQVIGNDATIAIAGQSGNFQLNVMLPVIAYNLLQSIEILANVTVLLADKAIAGFKVNEEHIREALDKNPILVTALNPVIGYEKGAATAKQAYKEKRPIMDVALETTGLSKTELAKLLDPAALTKGGIHGGGSGGGG